Proteins encoded within one genomic window of Oryza brachyantha chromosome 7, ObraRS2, whole genome shotgun sequence:
- the LOC121054997 gene encoding ankyrin repeat-containing protein At5g02620-like: MAAPLVSSGYESPWTREVLDAARAGDVERFKHLRRQRGRSSSFAVAQAPARCSAAAAFSPLCHRGADVVPSPGLDGARTCGGNTALHIAAGLGHADLALFLCQAEWPLLTERNRAGETPLHCAAKAGNARIAGYLLHYLPADAAVVVRAVNRSGETALHEAARGGHEDVVKLLLDKDEDLAGVVSNEGVSALYLAAMSGHEAVVRWLLHRSPEGTKVTPSAVSSAGVDGQTALHAAVLLRNKDIARLLVDWDSSLTTRVDSRWSTPLHFAASIGEASMVVVLLTRNVSSVYRPDNSGEYPIHVAARMGNDHVVRLLLEKCPDSYELLGKGGRSFLHVAAAWGRLPVVELASHGSRLLPASALNARDSEGNTALHLAVRGKHHKCVQVLAANTEVDMSLVNGDRLTPLDLVVKGMDHGFVYTLNAQMDILRQLAWTAARLGPRRLDHLIDDFDIGENADAEQRKLENIPKNLTMVSALIATASFSAFFGLVGRAADAGATTSRAGQYLFKALLLSDSLAFLCSIVATVWLTYAASDSVDPRVRSRNLRQAIVLMKHAARSMLVAFSLGLYFLLLPVDKRMAPPVMALTLLLVLAGNLADWEPLSLLRAVPAMLRRGVLVVGVGVFEEPLSPHVAKHVARPVRSSLAGVLLWRMAVTLFVGLLVFGFAFI; the protein is encoded by the exons ATGGCGGCGCCGCTGGTCTCGTCGGGCTACGAGAGCCCGTGGACGCGCGAAGTCCTGGATGCGGCGAGAGCCGGCGATGTGGAGAGGTTCAAGCATCTCCGAAGGCAGCGCGGACGATCGTCGTCCTTCGCCGTCGCCCAGGCGCCCGCCAGGTgctcggccgccgcggcgttctCCCCGCTCTGCCACCGCGGTGCCGACGTCGTCCCCAGCCCCGGCCTCGACGGGGCGAGGACGTGCGGCGGCAACACGGCGCTGcacatcgccgccggcctcggcCACGCCGACCTGGCGCTGTTCCTGTGCCAGGCGGAGTGGCCACTCCTCACGGAGAGGAACCGCGCGGGGGAGACGCCGCTGCACTGCGCGGCGAAGGCCGGCAACGCGCGCATCGCCGGATACCTCCTGCACTACCTGCCGGCGGATGccgcggtggtggtgagggcGGTGAACCGTAGCGGGGAGACGGCGCTGCACGAGGCCGCGCGTGGCGGCCACGAGGACGTGGTGAAGCTGCTGCTGGACAAGGACGAGGACCTCGCCGGCGTAGTGAGCAATGAGGGCGTCTCAGCGCTTTACCTGGCCGCGATGTCGGGGCATGAGGCCGTCGTTCGGTGGCTTCTGCACCGGTCGCCGGAGGGGACGAAAGTCACGCCGTCAGCGGTGTCGTCCGCTGGGGTTGATGGACAAACGGCCTTACATGCGGCCGTTCTGCTACGGAATAAAG ATATTGCCAGACTACTAGTAGACTGGGATAGCTCACTGACGACCAGGGTGGACTCTAGATGGAGCACTCCCCTCCACTTTGCCGCATCCATCGGGGAGGCTTCCATGGTCGTCGTGCTGTTGACGCGCAACGTCTCCTCTGTGTACCGGCCGGACAACTCCGGCGAGTACCCCATACATGTCGCTGCGAGGATGGGGAACGACCACGTCGTGAGGCTGCTCCTGGAGAAGTGCCCCGACAGCTACGAGCTGCTCGGCAAGGGCGGGAGGAGCTTCCTCCATgtcgcggcggcgtggggccGGCTCCCCGTCGTCGAGCTCGCGAGCCACGGGAGCAGGCTGCTGCCGGCGAGCGCCCTGAACGCCAGGGACAGCGAAGGGAACACGGCGCTGCACCTCGCCGTGAGAGGGAAGCACCACAAGTGTGTCCAGGTTCTTGCGGCGAACACGGAGGTTGACATGAGCCTCGTCAACGGCGATCGCCTGACCCCTCTCGACCTCGTCGTGAAAGGGATGGATCATGGCTTTGTCTACACTCTG AACGCACAAATGGACATCTTGCGCCAACTGGCATGGACGGCCGCTCGGCTAGGCCCTCGCCGGCTGGACCACTTGATCGACGACTTCGACATCGGCGAGAACGCCGACGCAGAGCAGAGGAAGCTGGAGAACATCCCCAAGAACCTCACCATGGTCTCCGCGCtcatcgccaccgcctccttcTCCGCCTTCTTCGGCCTCGTCGGCAGAGCAGCggacgccggcgccaccacctcccgCGCCGGCCAGTACCTCTTCAAGGCGCTGCTGCTGTCGGACTCCCTCGCCTTCCTGTGCTCCATCGTCGCCACGGTCTGGCTCACGTACGCCGCCTCGGACAGCGTCGACCCGAGGGTCCGGAGCCGCAACCTCCGGCAGGCCATCGTGCTGATGAAGCACGCGGCGAGGAGCATGCTGGTCGCGTTCTCGCTCGGCCTCTACTTCCTGCTGTTGCCGGTGGACAAGAGgatggcgccgccggtgatggCGCTGACCCTGCTCCTGGTGCTCGCCGGGAACCTGGCGGACTGGGAGCCGCTGTCGCTGCTGCGGGCCGTCCCGGCGATGCTCCGGCGTGGCGTGCTAGTGGTGGGGGTCGGGGTCTTCGAGGAGCCGCTCAGCCCGCACGTGGCCAAGCACGTGGCGAGGCCGGTGCGGTCGAGCCTCGCCGGCGTGCTGCTCTGGAGGATGGCCGTCACCTTGTTCGTCGGCCTCCTTGTCTTCGGCTTTGCGTTTATCTAG
- the LOC102706301 gene encoding disease resistance protein RGA2-like, protein MEELMDDNGWSLPAAIARVVGKLRLYLGNIGDSHKYKGTMKVLDSLEDKLKILHGENLLRVDADRDEEMAAWLRQVKEAAAEAEELVKAMEAEAAAGESSNLLLRVKYTVGKLVGACCEVESLLAVPDLDVDRLESRGDDIASLTPDQPFVVGRDEEIGIILDMVLNDACFVADESGEGRASADGSRISQKGWIIEALRSIDLSDQRKQAAEAAACQKEMGSRVKYTRVQNGSVSRMCNPTIIPIVGVGGVGKTALAQFIYNDSRVQEHFSGQSAWVYFTDSIRKEELMAQIFVSLQPEHNILDHAFSLNSLRIQLQSVTEGKKFLLVLDDVSDEIRAIWGDLRSALKKGAPGSVVLVTTQMYSVASFVGTTTPIFLDSLHCDDQWKLFKHHAFAGDQCTEALESIGRKIVDKFHGSLLAAKFIGASLRNCLHEAHWGRLLESWWWNISSSSFDIHIISSLGICYSELPAYLRQCLVFCSIFPRNYLFEKYELIQMWIANGFVELDNTTGPRILEDIAGEWFDELVNKCFLQPTVWKVWYIMHSWLRDFVIALSSNEYRGVDSTLGDLPLSVRHLSIDMDVMNVTWTDYGIKQLRSLILFSGFCHTNSSKGFNNVDIILDSSYDAVDSISERSYNTTDNDTIDNISDWSSFTFEDEVDLVAIILKRYCDIIGSILNRSRSLRLLSLSNLRANSATACVGDYPLEEDGIAQFVEFTTAHQMLPYLTHLRYLDFSHSGITKLPDSICSLCNLQVLGLRGCRFAQLPRRMNSLVGLRHLHADADTVALIHGIGQLTRLQDLYEYRVKAEDGHTLIELKDMRYIQGSLCISDLQLVANRAEAIQANLGSKENVNCLVLKWDRNQSSRGKHNLYGMKLNQYDRGQKEPLQASLVEKISTPSDMSGCLINPLEIIKPDQDMEILECLSPQRNLQKIHFFGYTGLAFPDWVVQLRYIKVIEINHCTELQVLPPFGQLEHLSKLILHELPSIKDVSSDVYGNSYVAFRSLEILSFESMAKLEKWADAGNEESFSNLQNLQINRCDNLRELPSMSLGLATRRLSLTGCGSYAGTVSRYLERLTSLTHLNINDCSQKLILPCQHLIPLEYLHLSNCKELYFEGGILCLNNLKSLHISGCRKIISDLEEEINQLFSNWEIRLGKDQSLVLKSRLLKLAKDLGTKRRELPLPGSPPKEDCIHALQSLTELTMDNLSQSLNLDNFLCKLSALRTLCLHKIHVISLQQEKWLEQITSLEELEFSCCYVLRQLPSNLAALSSLKKLNMQSCFQIHSLPLKGLPGNLKELQILGCSPILEARCQKLDGETWVEKKRGEWQKETINEYRQKKTCEFWNGWLEYEEEWVKSATGDLNDKGGWLNEEEDWLKCNTEELENNEDVWLKSRGEDWPKIAHIPYIRVNGDIIQNSYL, encoded by the coding sequence ATGGAGGAACTAATGGATGACAACGGATGgtcgctgccggcggcgatcgCCAGGGTCGTCGGCAAGCTGCGTCTCTACCTGGGGAACATCGGCGACTCCCACAAGTACAAGGGAACCATGAAGGTTCTCGATTCGCTGGAGGACAAGCTCAAGATCCTCCATGGCGAGAACCTGCTGCGTGTCGACGCCGACAGGGACGAAGAGATGGCCGCGTGGCTGCGGCAGGTgaaggaggccgccgccgaagcGGAGGAGCTGGTCAAGGCCAtggaggccgaggcggcggccggcgagtcTAGCAACCTCCTCCTCAGGGTGAAGTACACCGTCGGTAAGCTCGTTGGCGCGTGCTGTGAAGTCGAATCGCTTCTCGCCGTGCCGGACCTGGACGTGGATCGCCTGGAAAGCCGGGGAGATGATATCGCCTCTTTGACCCCTGACCAACCCTTTGTTGTTGGGCGAGATGAGGAAATAGGCATCATATTGGACATGGTACTGAATGATGCCTGTTTCGTGGCAGATGAATCAGGCGAGGGCAGAGCCAGTGCTGATGGATCACGGATTTCTCAGAAAGGATGGATCATCGAGGCCCTCCGGAGCATAGATCTATCTGACCAGAGAAAGCAAGCTGCAGAAGCTGCTGCCTGCCAGAAAGAAATGGGCAGCAGAGTGAAATATACCAGGGTACAAAACGGGAGTGTTAGTAGAATGTGCAATCCAACTATCATTCCCATTGTTGGAGTAGGTGGAGTGGGCAAAACAGCCCTTGCTCAGTTCATCTACAACGATAGCAGGGTCCAGGAGCACTTCAGCGGTCAGTCTGCCTGGGTCTATTTTACTGACAGCATTAGAAAAGAAGAACTGATGGCGCAAATCTTCGTGTCATTGCAACCTGAGCACAATATTCTGGATCATGCTTTCAGTCTAAACAGCCTCCGTATTCAACTTCAGAGTGTCACAGAAGGCAAGAAATTTTTGCTTGTTCTTGATGATGTATCTGATGAGATTCGTGCAATATGGGGTGATTTAAGGAGTGCACTGAAAAAAGGAGCACCTGGAAGTGTTGTCTTGGTAACAACCCAAATGTATAGTGTGGCCAGCTTTGTGGGTACTACAACTCCGATATTTTTGGATTCTCTTCATTGTGATGACCAGTGGAAACTTTTTAAGCATCATGCATTTGCTGGTGATCAATGTACAGAAGCTCTGGAATCAATTGGTAGAAAAATAGTAGATAAATTTCATGGATCTCTTTTGGCAGCGAAATTTATTGGGGCATCATTAAGAAATTGTTTACATGAAGCACATTGGGGGAGACTCTTAGAAAGTTGGTGGTGGAATATTTCAAGCAGCAGCTTTGATATTCACATAATATCATCTCTCGGAATTTGTTACAGTGAATTACCTGCATATTTGAGGCAATGCTTGGTGTTTTGTTCAATCTTTCctagaaattatttatttgaaaaatatgagtTGATCCAAATGTGGATAGCTAATGGTTTTGTTGAACTGGACAACACTACTGGTCCAAGAATACTGGAGGATATAGCTGGTGAATGGTTTGATGAACTAGTCAATAAATGCTTCCTGCAACCGACTGTTTGGAAGGTTTGGTATATTATGCATAGTTGGCTTAGAGACTTTGTGATTGCCTTATCTTCTAATGAATATCGGGGTGTTGATTCTACTCTGGGAGATCTTCCACTGAGTGTCCGCCATTTATCCATAGATATGGATGTTATGAATGTAACATGGACTGACTATGGCATTAAACAGTTGCGGTCATTAATATTATTCAGTGGCTTCTGTCATACCAACTCTAGCAAAGGCTTCAACAATGTTGACATCATTTTGGATAGCAGTTATGATGCTGTTGATAGCATTTCTGAGAGATCTTACAACACTACTGACAATGACACCATTGACAACATTTCTGATTGGTCTTCTTTCACTTTTGAGGATGAAGTTGATCTTGTTGCTATTATTTTGAAAAGGTATTGTGACATTATTGGTAGCATTCTAAATAGGTCAAGAAGCTTGCGCTTGTTGAGTTTATCTAACTTGAGAGCAAATTCAGCAACAGCATGCGTTGGTGATTATCCACTTGAAGAAGATGGCATTGCGCAATTTGTGGAGTTCACTACAGCACATCAGATGCTGCCATATTTGACTCACCTCAGATACTTGGATTTTTCACACAGTGGGATAACCAAACTCCCTGATTCAATATGTAGCTTGTGCAATCTCCAAGTTCTTGGTTTGAGAGGCTGTAGATTCGCTCAACTACCAAGAAGAATGAACTCACTAGTTGGTCTACGGCActtgcatgcagatgcagataCAGTTGCTTTAATTCATGGCATTGGACAGCTAACCAGGCTCCAGGACTTATATGAATACCGTGTTAAAGCAGAAGATGGTCACACGCTAATTGAGTTAAAGGACATGAGGTATATCCAAGGATCCCTTTGTATATCAGATCTACAATTGGTGGCTAATCGAGCAGAGGCAATTCAAGCTAACTTGGGAAGTAAGGAGAATGTTAACTGTTTAGTTCTGAAGTGGGACAGAAATCAGTCTTCTAGAGGTAAACATAATCTATATGGAATGAAGTTGAATCAATATGATAGAGGTCAAAAGGAGCCACTTCAAGCTAGCTTAGTTGAGAAGATCTCTACTCCTTCAGATATGTCAGGATGTCTGATCAATCCACTAGAGATAATTAAACCTGATCAAGACATGGAGATATTAGAGTGTTTGTCTCCACAAAGGAATCTGCAGAAGATACATTTTTTTGGCTACACAGGGTTGGCTTTTCCAGATTGGGTTGTACAACTCCGTTATATAAAAGTCATTGAGATAAACCATTGCACAGAACTCCAGGTACTTCCTCCTTTTGGACAGCTTGAGCATCTTAGTAAGCTAATTTTGCATGAGTTGCCCTCCATAAAGGATGTTAGTTCTGATGTCTATGGAAACTCATATGTGGCCTTTCGATCTTTGGAAATCCTGAGTTTTGAGTCTATggcaaaattagaaaaatggGCAGATGCAGGGAACGAAGAAAGCTTTTCAAACCTGCAAAACCTGCAGATTAATAGATGTGACAACTTGAGGGAACTACCTTCGATGTCATTGGGCTTAGCTACCAGAAGGCTTTCTCTTACGGGTTGTGGATCATATGCTGGAACAGTCTCAAGGTATTTGGAAAGACTAACTAGCCTCACACacttaaacataaatgattGCTCCCAGAAGTTAATCCTTCCTTGTCAACACCTGATACCGTTGGAGTACCTACACCTTTCAAATTGTAAGGAGCTATACTTTGAGGGTGGAATTCTTTGTCTCAACAACCTGAAAAGCTTACATATTTCTGGCTGCCGCAAAATTATATCGGATCTTGAGGAAGAGATTAACCAACTGTTTTCTAATTGGGAAATAAGGTTGGGCAAAGATCAATCACTAGTTCTCAAAAGTAGATTGCTCAAGCTAGCCAAAGATCTGGGAACAAAAAGGAGGGAGCTCCCCCTTCCTGGTTCTCCACCTAAAGAAGACTGTATTCATGCTTTGCAGTCTCTCACTGAACTTACAATGGATAACCTTTCCCAGTCTTTAAATCTTGATAATTTTCTTTGCAAGCTTTCAGCACTACGAACTCTGTGTCTCCACAAGATCCATGTAATCTCTCTCCAGCAAGAGAAGTGGCTTGAGCAGATTACATCCCTAGAAGAACTTGAGTTTTCTTGTTGCTACGTGCTAAGGCAGCTCCCATCAAACTTGGCCGCTCTGTCATCCCTGAAGAAGTTAAATATGCAGTCATGTTTCCAAATTCACTCGCTACCGTTGAAAGGCCTACCAGGTAACCTAAAAGAGTTACAGATATTAGGATGCTCGCCAATACTAGAGGCGCGATGCCAGAAGTTAGATGGAGAGACATGggtggagaagaagagaggtgaATGGCAGAAAGAGACAATAAACGAGTACCGACAGAAGAAAACATGTGAGTTCTGGAATGGGTGGTTAGAGTATGAGGAAGAGTGGGTGAAGAGTGCAACAGGGGATCTGAACGACAAGGGAGGGTGGTTGAATGAAGAAGAGGACTGGCTGAAGTGTAATACAGAGGAACTGGAAAATAACGAAGACGTGTGGCTCAAGAGTAGGGGAGAAGACTGGCCAAAGATTGCTCATATTCCTTATATCCGTGTGAATGGAGATATTATACAGAATTCTTATCTCTGA